The genomic interval GATACTTTTTTATGTGGTAATTTTGAATTTTATAGAATGCCTATAATTTTGCAAATAATTTAATGAATGCATCCAAATAACAGAAACAAGGACCCTTATCAATTTAAATATTTACGTAAGGCTAACCCTAAACTTTCGCCATATATTCTCGATACAGACAGAGGTATACAAACCGTCGATTTTACAAACTCTGATGCTGTACTCGAACTTAACCGGGCAATAATGTTAAGTGATTACTCGCTTAATGCATATGAACTTCCTAGTGGCTATTTATGCCCAGCAGTTCCTGGACGTGCAGATTATCTATTATATCTTAAGGATTTTATTAATAAGGAACAAGCCCATGGTTTAGATATAGGCACTGGTGCAAATTTTATATATCCATTACTAGCAGCATCGTTATTTAAATGGAAAATGAAAGGAGTAGATACAGATAAAAATGCTATTAAAAATGCATCTCTCCTCATAGAAAATAATACTCATCTCAAAGGTTTTCTAACTGCTGCACACCAATCTACACCTGCTCATATTTTTGAAGGAATACTATTACCTGGTGAGAAATATGATTTTACAATGTGCAACCCGCCGTTTTACAGTTCTGAAAAGGAAGCATTTAAAGCGACAAAAGATAAATCGAAAGGGTTGAAACTTAAAGAAGTAACGAGGAATTTCAAAGGACAGTCTAATGAGCTCTGGTGCAATGGTGGAGAAGCGCTTTTTGTAAAGAGAATGATTAAAGAAAGTGTGAAGTTTAAATCTCAAGTAGGTTGGTTTACTACACTCATTTCTAAAAATGAAAATTTACCTAAACTTAAAAAACAACTTGAAAAACTCAACTCTGTTTATCAGACTGTTGATATGTCACAAGGCAATAAAAAATCAAGGTTTCTAGCCTGGAAGTTTAAAGAGTAATGCTATTTTATTTATGATGAAAATCTCTACCCTTTATCTGTAGGTCTTGGTCTATTAAATAGTCAGAAATTCTACGTTTTTGACCGTATTGTGTATGCACAAATGATAGATGTAATGAATCTTTGCTTGCATGAAAAATTCTAAAATCTTTATAATTTTCAGTAGTACCTAATAATTTTGGAATCTGATTGCTTGTGATTCTAATATATGTAAAGTTTTGAGAGTCTTTTATGATTTTCCAAGAGCCTTTTAACGACTTTCCGCAATCACTATTTTCAATATTG from Dokdonia sp. Hel_I_53 carries:
- a CDS encoding lipocalin family protein, whose amino-acid sequence is MKKSSFLFSLVAILCFTRCKEKIKKEPYQVPDDLAQIIAGDSLKTWKLLKRYNGKTRMNMGDCFLKYRQTFMNDGNVYDNNIENSDCGKSLKGSWKIIKDSQNFTYIRITSNQIPKLLGTTENYKDFRIFHASKDSLHLSFVHTQYGQKRRISDYLIDQDLQIKGRDFHHK
- the rlmF gene encoding 23S rRNA (adenine(1618)-N(6))-methyltransferase RlmF; amino-acid sequence: MHPNNRNKDPYQFKYLRKANPKLSPYILDTDRGIQTVDFTNSDAVLELNRAIMLSDYSLNAYELPSGYLCPAVPGRADYLLYLKDFINKEQAHGLDIGTGANFIYPLLAASLFKWKMKGVDTDKNAIKNASLLIENNTHLKGFLTAAHQSTPAHIFEGILLPGEKYDFTMCNPPFYSSEKEAFKATKDKSKGLKLKEVTRNFKGQSNELWCNGGEALFVKRMIKESVKFKSQVGWFTTLISKNENLPKLKKQLEKLNSVYQTVDMSQGNKKSRFLAWKFKE